In Zingiber officinale cultivar Zhangliang chromosome 9B, Zo_v1.1, whole genome shotgun sequence, the genomic window CCATTTTCGAGGTGTTATCTTCGAGGTGATGTCGTAGGAAGCCAAATGAAACTCCAGAATTCGCAGGGAACCAATTGACTTTCAAGTACATGACAAGAATTAAACCTGCACAGGTGTTTCAGATTCATGATCGAACCAAAGTTGGCACTCGAGTCATACATTTCGTTTGCCTGGACTCAGTCATCCTGATACAACCCCTTTAAGATCATAAGAAACGAGCAGAAAGAACAAAGAATGCATAAACATTATGCCCCTTTAAATGTTTCCTAATCAAGCAAAAGTCGGATTTTTAAGCCTAAATAATCGAAGATCATGTGAACATCAAACAAGCAATACGGGATCATATAAATGGCAGAGGAGAAGCTGTTTCTGTTACCAATATATTTATTCAGTGCTCCCAAACACTAATTTCCATCCTACCCTACTTTGGCAGGGGCAGATTCCACGTCCATTGTCGGGATCATGACGTGTCCTGTCTTCTTGGGGCTTCGATTTGCATCGGAGAGGGCGTCGAGGATGGGACGGAAGACAAACTGAAGGATGACGCCTATGAAGGCACAGCAGACAACACCTAAAAGGATCATGAAAGTAGCAAAGAGGAAACCCCACAAGCTCTTCATTAAAAAGATCCAAAATGTATGGAAGGCTTCCTGGAAGAGGCACCGGAGGAGATCTAGGGGAAGCTGTAAGTCGAACAGCTGTGCGCCTCGTGTGCACGTTTGCATGGTCGATCTGTTTGTTAGTGtaatgtagatctaggaatgTTTGTTAGTGTAATTTGACTATTTTAATAAATTACAGATGTTAGTGTAACGTAGTCCTAGAGATGTTTGTTAGTGTAATTTGACTATTTTAATAAGTTACAGATGGATGAATGGTGGTGGGTTTTGGGGAAGTTGGTTTGTTGGGTTTTTACTACAGCTCTTCCAAAGTTGGCTCCAATTGCATTTCGATATTTTTTTTAGGTTCGTACATCGATATACTTCGCCAGCTCTTTTATTATCCCATCACCAACCAGTATCATATCCTTACGAGACTAGCATATGGGATGCTTTAGAAAGGCCGACAACCTATCTTTTCATCTTTGTGATTCATCGCCTGTAAGTTACTTTTTAAAAtggtatttaatttattttaacaatGTCAATTtggttaattttaaatatttataattcattgtgcttttttttaatatttatatcaACATTATCATCTTTATAATCATGGTTTTGATTATCAGAACATACTTGCAATTCAAGAGTCTTGGTGTTAAGAAAAAGGGTTCTATTTTCAGTATTATTGCTAGTATGATTTATCCTTAATAGTAGAcgaacaagttcttttattgtagttctaattattttttacaGTTTTATTGTATCTTATTAATCCATATATTtgcctttaaaaatatttcagtGACTTTTTTTCATGTTACTATATAGAGGTATTCTATAGCTAGTATCAACTGTACCAACCGTGATTATATCAACTGCTGTTACAAAATATATTTCATAATCATGGAATGACGCAGTTGTGGTTTATATCACTTGGTTTCTTTATGAATACAAAACCAATTTTTTCTTAAAAAGGGGTTTGTTGGAGATTAATGAAGACAATATGATGATAGGATTTGATAAGTTGTTGTCTTTAAGCTGTATTGCATTGGGAGTAATAGGCTTGGTCGAGGTATATCATATACCTGTGCAATCTATTGTAACTTTTGGTGGCAtgagaggtatattttaattttttgtttgtttgatgAAATCTTATTAtttattctaagttatcaagttaTTGTATGAATTCATATTGTATTTGTTGCtgaatttatcattttattataCTTTCTTTTTCGTTATAGGTGCTGCTACAACTTTTATTGCTAAAGACTTATTTAAGAATTTTCTCAGTGACCTTTATTTATAATTTGCAAAGCCTTTTGCAATTGGAAACCATATAAAGGTATTTAATCTTATATTTATCTTTgttgaaaattaatattatattatgttATAATGGTAAAATAATATTAGTTGTATTTTAACATTTACTATTTGATTTTTGCTCTCAACTAGAacatttgataatttttattgcTCTAGTCATAGTTGTTTTAGAAGGATAGCCTTAGTgcgataataaaattattatcgtgTGAACGTATGGTCAGGTTTTTAGTCACAGAAGTAATTTCTTATGTAAGATAAAATTGCGTACCATAGACAGTGTGATCTTACCCTTTCTTAGGGCCTCAGATTGATGGcaaaaaaggtgaatacgctcgcctccagcgccccgccaatccgtcctagggccaacacagaggaggtaaatcacgggcgactactagcctttggaatagtgactagcacataagggagacatttacctcggctttgtcgagattcgaacctcagacctcatgaTGATAAAACcttatgtgctagccactagacccattcgGGGGACATCATATTGGTATAATGAGTAGTTGCTGAGTAGTCATATTGGTTTGAATACTGCTCACCAATATTCTAACTATTAGTTCAGAAATAACTACTATTAGTTGGTGCTCTGTTGGTGTCAATCCAAAACTGCTAAAGTATAGTAATTGTGAGTTTAAGGATGTTGAGCCAAACTTATTAGCTACTGTTATCACAGATACGATATCAATAGTTTAATTATGAAGATTTACTTAAATACAGTATCATTCACAGATACAACCTTATGTATACTACAAAACTAAGTAAATGTTAGTAGATAAAATAGTTTACTATGATGGTACCAATGGTATTTTATTAATAGCATAGTATACGGTATGTATTAATAAAATACGCTGTGATAACATGACAAttgttatttaaaaattctatgaTACTATGATTACATTATACGAGTATATGTGAGCTCTAAAATAGGTTCTATGATTTATAGTTAACAGATAAACTAATAGAATAATAATACGCATAATCTGTTGACAGTATAACTATGATTATTTACTTTTAATATTGataaaagtaaataataataTCAGTATAATCATACCAATACTAGTGTATTACATATACTCCATTATCAGTGATAATTATTGGTAATGATACAAAATTATCATATAGTATAAAACTATCATACTAATACTTATTGTAATTATTGAACAGTATACAGTGCACGTATACTATTATTGAATGATTACAGCTGGAGTGTAACCAATAATATTTAACCAATAATACTTAtactaattaatattatttactgATACTAATATCTGATACTATATTATTGATACTATTATCAGTATAGTATCTGTATAATTATTATGTTTAGATACTATTATAATATGGATTATACTGATATACTGTACATTTATCATATAATTATGTATACATATATGTATATCATACATTTATTACTGATAGTGTAGTGAGAATAGTGTTATACCGATACGTATGGTAATAACTACGTACCATCCGTATAGTACATATTATTGTGTATACCATACATACGTATATTATATCACGTATATGTATACTCAATAATATTATACGTGATATACACAATAATATTATTGAGTATACTATAAGTATACTATGATGCATATAGTATTATATTATTGTATTATAAGTGATACTATATTATATATAGTAACATCAATAATATTAGTATACTGATACTATATTATAATATAGTATCAGTATTATACTCAATACACTATATTGTTAACAATATTATAACAGATACTATTACGTTTATTAGTATACTCAATCATACAGTATGTATTATACTGATACACTATATGGAGTTTCATACATGTATAATAATATTAGTATTAGTATGGTTATTATAATACGTatgataattattaattaatttcattatAACCAATTATCATGAAATACTGTTTAAAGCTCTTGTATCATTGAGTATCAGTGCTAATTATTATAATACTATGGAATACTGTATTGTAATAGTATAACTCCTGCTGTAATGTTATTTTAGTATCTGGTATAATTATACGTATTACAGATATTATACTTTTATCAATACTAAAAGTAACACTGGCGTGCCTCATGTTCACATAGTATACTTATATTGTGATCCATAATATTTGAACACTATGATCCTATACTAATATTTGTCACATTCCATAATTAGTATTTGAAACACTCATATTATATGAACAGTATTAGAAAGTCTGGAATAACTGTGTGAAACCAACTGAAGCATAGTATACTATAAGCAGTAACAGAAGCCAAGAAGTTTAGAGCTAGGCTGCTTCCATAATAAATTCAGACTTGGTCACAGTGTGTGGAAGTAAACATGGTTCTTTGCATTAATTGTTAATACCATAGTGAAGTATAGAAGTTATGAAAGATTCATTCACTGTTGGTCTTTGTAATAGTTTCTTTAGGATGAAGTAAATGAGTGGAGGATGAAGAGTGGTATAATAGAATCTTCCAAGTGATCAGGAAGTCATACATTTGAACTATTAATAAACTCTTTGGTAATTCCAAACACTGTACTGAACGTTTTATTTAGGTAGCTAACTTTAACTATATCCACTATTAAGTTCACCAAATCCCTGGTGCTTCCAGTCAAAAAATAATACCTCTGTAGTTACATTGTATATGTTACCAAAGTAATGTTTTAAAGTGCACTCTAATTagctatatatataattttgattattttgactatatatatatatatatatgcattatGCACTCATTTGACTGCATATAGTATGACTCATTGATACATAATTGTACTTCACTTCGGTACAAGAGCATTTTCAGCATGGGGAGTTCTTTTAAATTTGACTGAAGTAATATTGAGCCAGTTTTTATAGTTTTGTACTATTAAAGGATGCGACTTCAGTATTTCTTAAAACAATCTATAAAATATACAAGTGTTTTATCTTctttttgtatttatgttttttttttattttcacatttGCTATATCTATGAAAATGTTGATGATTAATGCTTGTGAACATACAGGTTGGAACAGTAGAGGGTAGAGTAATAAAAATGGGAATCACGAGCACATCCTTACGCAATTCTAATGGGGTCACCGTCATAGTTCCAAACTCATTCTTCTCTAGTCAGGTGAGAAATTCATTATTGCTATGCTAGAACATTAAACATTAGAAAATcaatatttcaaatttttaattgatttgtaAGTTTCCATGTTTTAAGCTCTTGCATAGCATTATGCATTAAAAAGGTATACCGTTATTAACGGACAAAACCTTTTTTAGGTTTATAGATTTTCAATAATATATTTTTTGTGAAAGTAAAAGTTATTTTGTTATAATATTTGTAATATCTTAGTTAGTGTCTACTTAATGTTGTTGGAGTTTGACATATTTAAAATGACAGacatgttttgaaaatattttgtttGATACCTAAATAAACACATTGCTTATTTTggtaaattgtgatgatttaTTCTTTCATGCTTCACGAAAATAGTTGACCGTGGTGGTTGTTGGACAAGAAACTCCACGAACTTCAGGAGTAATTCCAAGAGTTCATGATGATTGTAAGTATCTAAAAAAAAAGAATTCTTTTTTGTTTATTGAACTAAGATGCATTCACATAAGTAAGTTTGTCTATTTCAGGAAAAAAGGAGTTGAATATTACTCTACAAGTTGCACAAATTATAAAGAGAACGATGCTGAATTTGAAAAAATTGAGATTGTTTGGGGATTTAGTCTATTTTTACATgatattttgaatatattttgttTGGTCAATGAAATTAGACAGTTGAATGTTTGATCTACAGTATTAGATGCAACCAAAAGAAGACAACTAGTATTAGATGCAATCAAAAGAAGACAACTGTATGCATTTTAtgattatttttttctattgtaTGGAAACTTAATGCTAGAAATGAGACTCGACATATGTGAATTGTGAAatatgattatttttatttttgcaaaattatagaaaaaagtAAGGCGAAATCTCCATAACTAGAGTTGTTACCATTTTCGAGGTGTTATCTTCGAGGTGATGACGTAGGAAGCCAAATGAAACTCCAGAATTCGCAGGGAACCAAGTGACTTTCAAGTACAAGACAAGAATTAAACCTGCACAGGTGTTTCGGATTCGTGATCGAACCAAAGTTGACACTCCTCTCATACATTTCGTTTGCCTGGACTCAGTCATCCTGATACAACCCCTTTAAGATCATAAGAAACGAGCAGAAAGAACAAAGAATGCATAAACATTATGTCCCTTTAAATGTTTCCTAATCAAGCAAACTAAGCCTAAATAATTCAAGATCATGTGAACATCATACAAGCAGTACGGGATCATATAAATTGTAGGGGAGAAGCTGTTTATTTTACCAATATACTTATTCAGTGCCCCCAAACGCTAATTTCCATCCAACCCTACTTTGGCAGGGGCAGATTCCATGTCCATCGTCGGGATCATGACGTGTCCTGTCTTCTTGGGGCTTAGATTTGCATCGGAGAGGGCGTCGAGGATGGGACGGAAGACAAACCGAAGGAAGACGCCTATGAAGGCGCAGCAGACAACACCTAAAAGGATCAAGAAAGTAGCGACAAGGAAACCCCACGCGCTGTTCAGAAAAAAGATCCAAAATGTATGGTAGGCTTCCTGGAAGAGACACCGGAGGAGATCTGGGGGAAGCTGTTCATGGAAGGCGGCGGACGAGTAGGAAGGGAAGTGAAAGGGGACCCCAGGCCAGGCGGCTAAGAACTTCGACAATAAAGCGGTGACGGCGTAGAGAAGGGCAGCGGCGGCAGTGAAGAGGAGGACAGGGGAGACGGCGGCCATCGGCGTCGAAAGGACTGAGACGGGGGCGGCCCTCTAGATCAGCTTCAGAAAACGTAACTTTTCGTTTCTCGATTCCCCGTTTAAATCCAATCACGGATGAACCGCTCAATAAATGCTCAATCGTTGACGTGGTCAGTTCTCGCTTCGTCGGAATGGTTAATTGGGCCGGCCCGTTAATAAATAGACTGGACGACgtgacaataaaaaaaaataaagtaaatactAACATTTGTATAAACTAATTAATCTTCAAACTATTTATAGTTTAAATTTTGTAATGTATTAtcatattaatttgatttaaaaaacaCATACAGCTAACTAACTGTATAATTAAGAGACCAAGTTCATTCAATTAAACATTTCATCAATTTTGTTGatctaaaattaaatcaaaactcTGGTTCCAAAATTTCTGACTTGGCGGATCATTAGCATCAACTCATGCTTTAAATTTCGGAATTATTACAGATTTGTAGAAATACCTAGTTACCTACTGCCACGTAGAATCGGCTCCATGCAATCGCACTCTCGGAAAGATCCCTTGACCCGGACCCAATATAGCAAGCGGATCGAACCGGGCCTTCCGCGCCACGAACCGGTTCCATTCCCCACCGAAGTGGCTGCGCCAATGGAGCAGGGAAGGTTGCTGCGCCAGGTACTGCTTTGCCCCAATCCGCTCGGCGGAGGCAGCCCCCACTATCCGGCGGTTTCGGCGGACGATGCCGGCGAGGCACTCGGCGGAGCAGATCGCCGGAGCGGCGGACTGAAGCACCCCGACGATGTATATCAGGTCCTCCGTATCAGGTAACACCGCCGATGTGTTTGTGTCCCATCTACAGTTTGCAGTTCTTAGTTTCGGAACTCGATGGAAGAAAAAaacgcatttttttttttttggtcactCTTACTTGTTCTTGAGAATAGGGTAAATGAGGATTGGGCCTTTGAATTGATTTAGTGACATGTTGTCCATCAATAGGTCCTTGAACTCTTTGATTCCAAATTTGGGCACAAACATGTTGAGCCATGGGTGGGGAACTTCCCAGAGTCCCCTAGCCCTCAAGCTCATCTCTTCCATCCTAACCCTGTTTAGGAAATCGAAGTAGGATACCTCCACACTGTAAATATAGGGTTGCAGGTAGCTCATCTGTGTGGTTATTTTCTCCACGGTCTGTAATGGCAATAAAAATTGCAGCTTTGTTGATTTTGATGGAAGAATTGGTTCTTATGAGGCTAGAAGCTAGAATTACTTACTTGTTCTACAACGGAGGGTTCAACTTGGAAATCATGAACAGCAAACTCGATGCAGTAGTAGACGTTGGACAAGTGAAATGATGGTACTGAATGAAGAGGAGCAGGGAAGGCAATGGAGGAGCTGAGAAGTGATTCTTCATTTGGAACTACGAACCCTTCAAGATAGTCCACCAAATCTGGCATTGAAACCAACAGCTCTTGGTCCTTGATGAAGATGTCAAAATCATCATAAAAGGCTCTGAACCATTTCACCTAAAGTTATGACAAAAGTCAATTTCACAAGCGCGTCAACAACTTGATTGATgctttgaaaaaagaaaattgcgATTCAGAATTACTTTCTCTGGAGCGTCCTGGAGTAGGATTCTTGCCCTTGTTATGATCCCAAACTGGCCTAACCCACCAAGAACTGCAAAGAAAAGCTCTGAACTTTTGGTGGGTGAGCATGTTATCAAGTCTCCCTTTCCTGTTAGAATCCGAGTTTATTATCAAATGAAGCACATCAGAGGAAAAAAGGTAATaggattgttgttgttgtttaattcctttttttttttttttcatttcaagtTACCTGTCACCACATCTAGTTCAAGAACATTGCTGATTTGAGGCCCATACTTGAAGGTTTGGCCACTGATGCCACCATTGGAGAGAGTCCCTCCAATGCTGAGGTAAAGGTAGTCGGTCCAAGACCTTGGAGCCAATCCAAACTTTAAGCTCTCCTCTAAAAGCTCCACCCAGAGAGCACCACCACTAACATCAGCATAAGAGAAGCCATGCTCATCATCTAATTTCTTGTGAATGTGAATGTCAGAAGGGAGAGAGTCCATTTCTATGACAATTCCATCAAGGGCTTGAGATTGCGCATGGATAGAGTGCCCAGCTCCTCTTGCTGCAACTGTTACTTTGCTGAAGGATGAAGCAGAGAGGAAGGTGAGGAGAAGTGAGATGTCGTCTGTGGATTGAGGCCTCAGAACTGCAGAGGGAGGGCTGAATATAATTCTTCCAAAGTCTATGGATGATGTGTTGGTGGTTTGGAGAAGGCTTGAGGAACCAAAGTCCATTGGACTCTGGATGAACTTGCATGGAGAACAGATTGCCAATATGATGATGAGAATATTGATCTTAGTAAAGATGAAAGCAAACTCCATAGAGAACAACTTGCTCAAGCTGATTATGAAAACTTGGGACCTCAATTGGAGTGGAATCTAATGGATTGCATGGCATTCTTTAGAAAGCAAAAAATCCATTGCTCTGCTTCTTCTTAGCCACTGTTTCAACTGCAAAAGGAGTGATTTTGCAGTAGAAAAGCTTAGTTTGCGTGTCTAGTGAGAAGATTATGATCATGCTTATATATCAGGTGAAGAACAGCAAAAACTAATGTGCTATAAGTTaaagagaaaaaaacaaaagaagttcTAGACAAAAGGAGAGTATCAGAGAGAAAGGTGAAAGGTATATGAGAAAGATATTGAACAGGAAAGGAGAGGCAATCAGCAACTGGATAGGATGCAAGATAACGAGCATAGCACAAAAGTATCTCTCTAGCTCCTTAAAACAATGAGAAGATGAAGATGGAAGAGGCCCacagtaaaaaaatatatatgagcaAGAAGGGAGACAAGAACCAAACAATCTTTTCAATGAAAAGGGAAAGAGGATAGATCTTACTCTGCTGTGGGGCAAGAGAGTTCTAGGTCCTTGTACAGAATCTAATGGGGCCCCAAATCCAGGAAGAAGGAAGCATGTGAACCTCCTGACCTCCCATTTACTAAGATCAACGCCTCATTTCCCCTTATTGGGTTCTTTCTTCCTCCTGCAAACATAATAGAGGGACAGTATTAGGACAGACTTCTAACGAAGGTAAAGGTTTTGTTGTTAAATATATTTCATCACTACCCTTATGCTTGTTCTCATCCACCTGCACAGCAGCACAGGTTAGCGTGCTGGCTGTCACCACAGTGATGGATTCAGACTTTAAAGTGTAACCTTCCTTGGTCTGTGATTTCTCCTGTTTCTGTTGACCTGGTCCACTTAGTTAGATGGTTTAGATTGCACAGGAAGCAAATCTTTTGCAGTGTACTGTTCTGAGTAGATTAGTGGCAGGGTCCCCATCCAGCGACAGTGATGATGATTGGCCACCACTCATCCAAGAAGATGTCCATAGATTGTATGGCTGGAAACTGAGAACTTTGCGACAGCCATTCTTTTCCTTGCAGAGTCCTTGTAATCAATTGCTATTGGGGAAAGATTTATATCTTAATTACTTTCATTTAACAGATTAAGCTCTAGAACTAATGGCTTTTAACTCGACTTTTTTTAATACTGTAAGAAAGCACAGTTCATGAGTTCTACGACTGTATCTTTTTAATCTTCTAATTTAATTGGAGTTGACCTTAACAAATATAAATAACAAATTCAATTTGCAAACAGAATTGGTTGCTCTTTCTGTTTGACATTTTTCTTTATCTAAGATTGAATTGAGCCTgatcttattattattgtttctTTCAGATTTAAATATGAAGAATACACAAAAACTTTGATGTGTTCACATATCAAGGAAAGCTGAAGAAGATGTCAATGGTTGGCATGAGGTAACTAAAGGGTGTGATGTCTATCCCTAACTAGATTTTGATTAGGTTCCTTTCGAGAAAAGATTTAGGATCTTGTTGAACTTATTTTATGatctaaagttaaaaaaattaagatgcAGGCAGTGAGATAAAGACATTCGTTTATCAATCTTGCAAGCATGCATTCATCTCTTTAATATCTCATTAAACTTGTTGGTATATGAAGTCACTGACAGCAATAGGCTTACTGCCTTTGCTAAAAGATGTTCATATGAAGCTCTCATTGGGCTTAAAATAAATGGTCGGGTAGCAAATTGTCAACATCAAGTTCATTTCATAATCTTCAAAAATCAAATTTTGCAGGCTCTAAATTCCTTTAGGCAATCTTCCCTCACAATATAGCCATGTCCTTTCAGACTAGCTGCTGAGTCAGCATATGGGACCGACCCAGAACCTTGCCTACTGTATACTGCACTGCACTGttttattttctcaagaaaagttctcttcttcct contains:
- the LOC122023740 gene encoding cytokinin dehydrogenase 3-like — protein: MEFAFIFTKINILIIILAICSPCKFIQSPMDFGSSSLLQTTNTSSIDFGRIIFSPPSAVLRPQSTDDISLLLTFLSASSFSKVTVAARGAGHSIHAQSQALDGIVIEMDSLPSDIHIHKKLDDEHGFSYADVSGGALWVELLEESLKFGLAPRSWTDYLYLSIGGTLSNGGISGQTFKYGPQISNVLELDVVTGKGDLITCSPTKSSELFFAVLGGLGQFGIITRARILLQDAPEKVKWFRAFYDDFDIFIKDQELLVSMPDLVDYLEGFVVPNEESLLSSSIAFPAPLHSVPSFHLSNVYYCIEFAVHDFQVEPSVVEQTVEKITTQMSYLQPYIYSVEVSYFDFLNRVRMEEMSLRARGLWEVPHPWLNMFVPKFGIKEFKDLLMDNMSLNQFKGPILIYPILKNKWDTNTSAVLPDTEDLIYIVGVLQSAAPAICSAECLAGIVRRNRRIVGAASAERIGAKQYLAQQPSLLHWRSHFGGEWNRFVARKARFDPLAILGPGQGIFPRVRLHGADSTWQ